The following proteins come from a genomic window of Sorghum bicolor cultivar BTx623 chromosome 3, Sorghum_bicolor_NCBIv3, whole genome shotgun sequence:
- the LOC8078115 gene encoding probable anion transporter 1, chloroplastic: MLLHLLPLSCPAPPFRLRGGSPRVRAGGRARTRALRGADVEPETPPRRRRGRDDDHDPHAAGSGGDTGALLASVRRLLLSEAPTAAAAAEEEEEEQGQFPKRWAIVFLCFSAFLLCNMDRVNMSIAILPMSAEYGWNPQTVGLIQSSFFWGYLLTQIAGGIWADTVGGKTVLGFGVVWWSIATALTPVAAKLGLPFLLVVRAFMGIGEGVAMPAMNNILSKWVPVSERSRSLALVYSGMYLGSVTGLAFSPLLIHKFGWPSVFYSFGSLGAVWVTTWATKAYSSPLEDPGISAAEKKLIASQSTAGEPVKTIPWRLILSKPPVWALIVSHFCHNWGTFILLTWMPTYYNQVLKFNLMESGLVCVLPWFTMAVSANVGGWIADTLVSRGVSVTTVRKIMQSIGFLGPAFFLTQLSHVDSPAMAVLCMACSQGTDAFSQSGLYSNHQDIGPRYAGVLLGLSNTAGVLAGVFGTAATGYILQHGSWDNVFELSVVLYLVGTLVWNVFSTGEKILD, from the exons ATGCTCCTCCACCTGCTTCCGCTCTCCTGCCCCGCGCCGCCGTTCCGCCTGCGCGGCGGCTCGCCGCGGGTCCGGGCCGGGGGCAGGGCCAGGACGCGGGCGCTGCGGGGGGCGGACGTGGAGCCGGAGACACCTCCGCGAAGGCGCCGCGGCCGCGATGACGACCACGATCCGCACGCGGCCGGGAGCGGTggagacaccggggcgctgctGGCGTCGGTCAGGAGGCTTCTGCTCTCCGAGgcgccgacggcggcggcggcggcggaggaggaggaggaggagcagggacAGTTCCCCAAGCGTTGGGCCATCGTCTTCCTCTGCTTCTCTGCATTCCTGCTCTGCAACATGGACCGC gtaaatatgaGCATTGCTATTCTGCCTATGTCCGCAGAGTATGGTTGGAACCCACAGACTGTTGGTCTCATCCAGTCATCTTTCTTCTGGggctacctcctaactcag ATAGCTGGAGGAATATGGGCAGATACTGTTGGAGGAAAGACTGTCCTTGGTTTTGGTGTGGTTTGGTGGTCCATAGCTACGGCTCTTACTCCTGTTGCAGCAAAGCTTGGCTTGCCATTTCTTCTTGTTGTGCGGGCTTTCATGGGAATCGGTGAG GGGGTTGCCATGCCTGCAATGAACAATATTCTTTCGAAATGGGTTCCTGTATCAGAGAGGAGCAGATCATTGGCTCTTGTGTATAGTGGAATGTACCTTGGGTCAGTTACAGGACTTGCATTTTCCCCCTTGCTGATACATAAGTTCGGATGGCCATCAGTCTTCTATTCATTCGGGTCCCTAGGGGCTGTTTGGGTCACGACATGGGCAACCAAG GCATATAGTTCCCCACTTGAAGATCCTGGAATCAGCGCTGCAGAAAAGAAGCTTATTGCTAGTCAGAGCACAGCAGGCGAGCCTGTTAAAACAATTCCATGGAGATTGATATTATCAAAACCGCCTGTTTGGGCACTTATAGTTTCTCATTTCTGCCATAACTGGGGAACTTTCATTTTGCTCACATGGATGCCCACATACTACAACCAG GTTCTGAAATTCAACCTCATGGAATCGGGCCTTGTCTGTGTTCTTCCCTGGTTCACGATGGCAGTTTCTGCAAATGTTGGTGGTTGGATTGCAGACACACTTGTCAGTAGAGGAGTATCTGTGACAACTGTTCGGAAG ATCATGCAATCAATCGGATTCTTGGGGCCAGCATTTTTTCTAACTCAACTAAGCCATGTCGACTCGCCTGCCATGGCAGTTTTATGCATGGCTTGTAGCCAG GGAACTGATGCATTCTCGCAGTCTGGTCTGTACTCAAACCATCAAGATATAGGCCCTCGATATGCA GGTGTATTGCTTGGTCTTTCCAACACGGCTGGGGTCTTAGCTGGTGTATTTGGCACAGCAGCAACAGGATACATCTTGCAGCATG GTTCTTGGGATAACGTATTCGAGTTATCAGTGGTGCTTTACCTGGTAGGGACTTTGGTATGGAATGTATTCTCAACTGGCGAGAAGATTCTTGATTGA